One window of the Chanodichthys erythropterus isolate Z2021 chromosome 2, ASM2448905v1, whole genome shotgun sequence genome contains the following:
- the crot gene encoding peroxisomal carnitine O-octanoyltransferase isoform X1 — protein sequence MDNQMFESTAERTFQYQSSLPPLPVPELQNTLNKYLHSVKPFASEEEFGATEAIVKRFEEGIGQQLHQKLLQRAKSRRNWLEDWWLDTAYLEVRIPSQLNVNFGGPTAYLEHCWPTCEGTQLERSSINLWHSLQYWDLIRTERLAVHKAGTTPFDMDQFRMLFCTCKVPGITKDTILNFFKTESEGPCPSHMIVMCRGRVFTFDALCDGRILTPPELLRQLTYIKECCDGEPEGDGVSALTTEERTRWAKAREYLISIDPVNKNILETIQSSLFVLGLDDAKPYATPENYTQLTHLALTGDPTIRWGDKSYNLICFSNGTFASNCDHAPYDAMVLVSNGYYVDQKLKACGGVWKGSEVVREMPLPEELIFTVDERVRRDIALAKEQYNKSSQDLQVVSYAFTSFGKAAIKKKKLHPDTFVQLALQLAYYRLHGKSGSCYETATTRRFFHGRTETMRPCTVEAQHWCRTMLNPTATIEEKRQALSAAFSKHNKLMGEAQDGKGFDRHLLGLYLIAKEEGLPVPELYTDPLYSKSGGGGNFVLSTSLVGYTTVLGAVAPMVPHGYGFFYRIRDDRIVASCTAWTSSPETDAETLFQNLCTSFHDIMHVTTLSQL from the exons ATGGATAATCAGATGTTCGAGTCCACTGCAGAGCGGACGTTTCAGTATCAGAGCAGCCTCCCTCCTCTTCCCGTGCCTGAGCTACAGAACACACTGAACAAATACCTGCATTCAG TGAAACCTTTTGCATCTGAGGAGGAGTTTGGAGCCACAGAGGCCATTGTGAAACGCTTTGAGGAGGGAATCGGACAACAGCTGCACCAGAAGCTTCTGCAGAGAGCCAAGAGCAGGCGCAACTGG ctTGAGGACTGGTGGCTGGACACAGCATATCTAGAAGTGCGCATCCCCTCTCAGCTGAATGTGAATTTTGGGGGACCTACAGCCTACCTGGAGCACTGCTGGCCTACATGTGAGGGCACGCAGCTGGAAAGGTCCAGCATAAATTTGTGGCACAGCCTCCAGTACTGGGACCTTATCCGCAC ggagaggctggctgttcataAAGCAGGAACAACACCCTTTGACATGGATCAGTTCCGCATGCTCTTCTGCACCTGCAAAGTGCCTGGCATCACTAAAGACACCATCCTCAACTTCTTCAAAACAG AGAGTGAAGGACCCTGCCCTTCTCACATGATAGTGATGTGTCGTGGGAGGGTATTCACATTTGATGCTCTTTGTGATGGTCGTATCCTCACTCCCCCAGAGCTGTTGAG GCAGCTCACTTACATTAAAGAATGCTGTGATGGAGAGCCTGAGGGGGACGGTGTGAGCGCTCTCACCACTGAGGAAAGGACCCGCTGGGCGAAG GCTCGGGAGTACCTGATTTCCATCGATCCTGTGAATAAGAACATACTAGAAACTATTCAGAGTTCTTTATTTGTGCTCGGGCTGGATGATGCCAAGCCCTATGCCACCCCTGAAAACTACACACAG TTGACCCATCTGGCATTAACTGGTGACCCCACAATCCGCTGGGGTGATAAATCTTACAATCTCATCTGCTTCTCTAATGGGACCTTCGCTTCTAACTGTGAT CATGCGCCGTATGATGCCATGGTTTTAGTGTCTAATGGATACTATGTAGATCAAAAACTGAAGGCCTGTGGTGGAGTATGGAAG GGTTCAGAGGTTGTGCGTGAGATGCCTTTGCCGGAGGAGCTGATATTCACCGTGGATGAACGGGTGAGGAGAGACATTGCCTTGGCTAAAGAACAGTACAACAAAAGT TCTCAGGACCTGCAGGTTGTCAGTTACGCCTTTACCTCCTTTGGAAAAGCAGCCATTAAGAAAAAGAAGCTTCACCCTGACACGTTTGTACAGTTGGCTCTTCAGTTAGCATACTACAGGCTACACGGAAA GTCTGGTAGTTGTTACGAGACGGCCACCACACGCCGTTTCTTCCATGGCCGTACAGAAACCATGAGGCCCTGCACTGTGGAGGCCCAGCACTGGTGCAGAACCATGTTGAACCCTACAGCCACT ATTGAAGAGAAAAGACAAGCTTTAAGTGCAGCTTTCAGCAAACATAACAAACTGATGGGAGAGGCACAGGATGGAAAAG GCTTTGACAGACACCTCCTGGGCTTGTATCTGATTGCTAAAGAGGAGGGTCTTCCTGTGCCTGAACTCTACACAGATCCACTCTACTCTAAAAG TGGAGGAGGGGGGAATTTTGTGCTTTCTACTAGTCTAGTGGGCTACACTACTGTACTGGGAGCAGTTGCACCCATGGTGCCCCACGGATATGGGTTTTTCTACCGCATCCGTGATGACAG
- the crot gene encoding peroxisomal carnitine O-octanoyltransferase isoform X2: protein MDNQMFESTAERTFQYQSSLPPLPVPELQNTLNKYLHSVKPFASEEEFGATEAIVKRFEEGIGQQLHQKLLQRAKSRRNWLEDWWLDTAYLEVRIPSQLNVNFGGPTAYLEHCWPTCEGTQLERSSINLWHSLQYWDLIRTERLAVHKAGTTPFDMDQFRMLFCTCKVPGITKDTILNFFKTESEGPCPSHMIVMCRGRVFTFDALCDGRILTPPELLSDQINAALMNKRLSKTLFNLNVPELLNGSSLTLKNAVMESLRGTV from the exons ATGGATAATCAGATGTTCGAGTCCACTGCAGAGCGGACGTTTCAGTATCAGAGCAGCCTCCCTCCTCTTCCCGTGCCTGAGCTACAGAACACACTGAACAAATACCTGCATTCAG TGAAACCTTTTGCATCTGAGGAGGAGTTTGGAGCCACAGAGGCCATTGTGAAACGCTTTGAGGAGGGAATCGGACAACAGCTGCACCAGAAGCTTCTGCAGAGAGCCAAGAGCAGGCGCAACTGG ctTGAGGACTGGTGGCTGGACACAGCATATCTAGAAGTGCGCATCCCCTCTCAGCTGAATGTGAATTTTGGGGGACCTACAGCCTACCTGGAGCACTGCTGGCCTACATGTGAGGGCACGCAGCTGGAAAGGTCCAGCATAAATTTGTGGCACAGCCTCCAGTACTGGGACCTTATCCGCAC ggagaggctggctgttcataAAGCAGGAACAACACCCTTTGACATGGATCAGTTCCGCATGCTCTTCTGCACCTGCAAAGTGCCTGGCATCACTAAAGACACCATCCTCAACTTCTTCAAAACAG AGAGTGAAGGACCCTGCCCTTCTCACATGATAGTGATGTGTCGTGGGAGGGTATTCACATTTGATGCTCTTTGTGATGGTCGTATCCTCACTCCCCCAGAGCTGTTGAG tgatcaaataaatgcagccttgatgaacaagagactttcaaaaacattatttaaccttaatgttcccgaacttttgaacg GCAGCTCACTTACATTAAAGAATGCTGTGATGGAGAGCCTGAGGGGGACGGTGTGA
- the acbd7 gene encoding acyl-CoA-binding domain-containing protein 7, translating into MTLKAEFEQYAEDVKKVKTRPNDQELRDLYGFYKQAIIGDVNIDKPGILDMKGKAKWEAWNLRKGMSNEDAMNAYISLAKEVIEKYGM; encoded by the exons ATGACTTTGAAG GCTGAATTTGAGCAATATGCAGAGGATGTAAAGAAAGTGAAGACCAGACCTAATGACCAGGAGCTGCGGGATTTGTATGGCTTCTACAAGCAAGCTATCATTGGGGACGTTAATATTG ATAAACCTGGAATACTGGATATGAAAGGGAAAGCCAAATGGGAGGCATGGAATTTAAGGAAAG GTATGTCAAATGAGGATGCCATGAATGCCTACATTTCGCTGGCCAAGGAAGTCATTGAAAAATATGGAATGTGA
- the rpp38 gene encoding ribonuclease P protein subunit p38 produces the protein MSTPRAMKKEKKKPTPVKTSLVSPYNPRWLPLAHDGKRLILDTLKTKISDLGLQKRRVNRFREWGSRRRSRKKTSNPTEDQKLAPETAESGQTLSKPTEPCWTNPAVRKQLAIGINEVTKGLERNELSLVLVCNSVRPEDMTWHLIPLSVTRSVPACQVPDLSDSLSGLLGLKCVLALGFKRDGAAFEDVVREITSLIVPLKVAWIPTNSTPTAEEKHTDTEKGQKRKLEDRSDEASDASPLTLQPLKVKKIIPNPTKIRKPKKKEKKKCLSSV, from the coding sequence ATGTCTACCCCGCGGgcaatgaagaaagaaaaaaagaagcccACACCAGTGAAAACATCTCTGGTTAGCCCGTACAATCCACGATGGTTACCGCTGGCACATGACGGCAAGCGATTAATACTGGACACGTTAAAAACCAAAATTTCCGATCTTGGGCTTCAGAAACGACGTGTCAATAGGTTTCGCGAGTGGGGAAGCAGAAGGAGGTCAAGAAAAAAGACATCAAATCCAACGGAGGATCAAAAGCTAGCTCCTGAAACCGCCGAGAGTGGACAAACCCTCTCTAAGCCCACCGAACCGTGCTGGACCAATCCGGCCGTGAGGAAACAGCTGGCCATTGGCATCAACGAGGTCACCAAGGGTTTGGAGAGGAATGAACTGAGTTTGGTGCTTGTGTGTAATTCGGTCAGGCCAGAAGACATGACATGGCATTTAATCCCGCTGAGTGTTACGAGGTCGGTGCCCGCCTGTCAGGTGCCCGATCTGAGCGACAGTCTCTCGGGGCTGCTGGGTCTCAAGTGCGTCCTCGCGCTGGGATTCAAACGGGATGGCGCAGCGTTCGAGGATGTGGTCCGAGAGATCACGTCCCTGATTGTGCCACTCAAGGTAGCTTGGATTCCGACGAATTCAACACCGACAGCCGAAGAAAAACACACAGATACAGAAAAGGGACAGAAGAGGAAATTAGAAGATAGGTCAGATGAAGCCAGCGACGCCTCTCCTTTAACCCTCCAGCCTCTGAAAGTGAAGAAAATCATCCCGAATCCCACAAAAATCAGAAAAccgaaaaagaaagaaaagaaaaagtgctTATCAAGTGTTTAG